In one Silene latifolia isolate original U9 population chromosome 10, ASM4854445v1, whole genome shotgun sequence genomic region, the following are encoded:
- the LOC141607336 gene encoding uncharacterized protein LOC141607336 has product MALASKNKESFLDDSNPKPASTDKKYRQWIRCDLMVMRWILNSLDKTIRDNLKYVTSARQLWSELSERYGQANSIEIYQLTKDMGDISQGNSSLMEYYSKLKSAWENLDSLDPLPSCSCGKCSSCTCSLFKRMQDRENNSKLIQFLMGLNSGYDNIRTQILSLDPLPSINKALGMLQKIEKQKQVTESVEVLADTTAYASYKQVEGSKKASTSESKKYCSHCDMNNHNLEDCFRIQECTYCGKSGHKIKKCYRLVGFPADKNI; this is encoded by the coding sequence ATGGCATTAGCATCCAAGAATAAAGAGTCATTTCTTGATGATTCTAACCCAAAACCTGCTTCAACTGACAAGAAATACAGGCAGTGGATTCGCTGTGATCTAATGGTAATGCGATGGATCTTGAATTCCTTGGATAAAACGATCAGGGACAATCTGAAGTATGTCACATCTGCTCGCCAGCTTTGGTCAGAGTTGTCTGAACGTTATGGTCAGGCGAATTCCATCGAGATTTATCAACTCACCAAGGATATGGGAGATATCAGTCAAGGGAATTCCTCTCTGATGGAGTATTACAGCAAGCTTAAGTCAGCTTGGGAAAATTTAGACAGCTTGGATCCTCTGCCAAGTTGTTCTTGTGGCAAATGCAGTTCTTGCACCTGTTCCTTATTCAAGAGGATGCAGGACAGGGAGAACAATAGTAAGCTCATACAATTTCTGATGGGTCTCAACAGTGGGTATGATAACATTCGTACTCAGATTCTATCCTTGGATCCGTTGCCTTCTATCAACAAAGCACTTGGAATGCTTCAGAAGATTGAAAAACAAAAGCAAGTTACAGAATCTGTTGAAGTTCTTGCTGATACTACTGCATATGCTTCATACAAACAGGTTGAGGGCTCCAAGAAAGCATCTACCAGTGAAAGCAAGAAGTATTGCAGCCATTGTGACATGAACAATCACAATTTGGAAGATTGTTTCAGAATTCAAGAATGTACTTATTGTGGTAAATCAGGGCATAAAATTAAGAAATGCTATAGGTTGGTTGGTTTTCCTGCTGATAAGAATATCTAG